In the Leptospira sp. WS4.C2 genome, one interval contains:
- a CDS encoding neutral/alkaline non-lysosomal ceramidase N-terminal domain-containing protein codes for MQFRFLIFVLFCFTLPLWSEERPVYSAAMAKKDITGPSVGVMFWGYAREDQTGVGIHTRQFARSLVIRDQNSKKLLAYVTAEVGGIPFEIQREVVKRLQSELDPGFNYGNVLINASHTHSGPAGHFHYSEVSFYSKDFYSESYAVLRDGIFESIKEAYLKQKPADLVVGKAMVSEAGVNRSLSAYLANPESERKLFSDNIDREMLQLTVSVSGVPVGFVNWYGVHPTNITFDNRHISSDNKGIASLLAESEAKKQGLNDFVAIFAQANEGDVSPNLNLNNTGPGKDMYDSSFIIGKRQFVASQQILKSEGKRLSGGLSFTQRFIDMSKHPVRSEFSGTGKTETTCPSAYGYSFAAGSTEEGGGHWLFHEGMTNQNRRFYIDWIAKFMLQSPSKELRDCQNPKAVLFPMGETKPIPSLPQILPYGLALVGDLTILVLPHEVTTMSSRRLKQEVRSVLKEKTAEIVLSGLTNDFSGYITTPEEYSTQNYEGGHTLHGPQSLNALRQEFHKMSLELQNGAQSSSPTIMPLDLSDRIHPLKVPSSDSVSSNKPQNIIQPSSEFYKKGEIVSCRVAAANPNVGYPKVSSYLWVEVLEKATWKSIRSDADFDTKFTYQKRGLWGRAEESLDLIWETNADTKPGEYRLVHEGIYVGSDGVKSTYRIECPSFRLGEGGI; via the coding sequence ATGCAGTTTCGATTTTTAATCTTCGTTCTTTTTTGTTTCACGCTCCCCCTTTGGTCTGAAGAGAGACCAGTCTATTCTGCCGCGATGGCGAAAAAAGACATCACAGGGCCGTCTGTCGGTGTTATGTTTTGGGGTTATGCTAGAGAAGACCAAACCGGTGTTGGGATTCATACAAGGCAATTTGCCAGATCTCTTGTCATTCGTGACCAAAACTCCAAAAAACTGTTAGCTTATGTGACTGCAGAAGTTGGTGGGATTCCTTTTGAAATCCAAAGAGAGGTTGTAAAAAGACTACAGTCGGAACTGGATCCAGGATTTAACTATGGTAATGTTTTAATCAACGCATCACATACGCATAGTGGACCTGCAGGTCATTTTCATTATTCTGAAGTTTCTTTTTATTCAAAGGATTTTTATTCGGAATCCTATGCCGTCTTAAGAGATGGAATTTTTGAATCTATCAAAGAGGCTTACCTAAAACAGAAACCTGCTGACTTGGTTGTAGGAAAGGCTATGGTGAGTGAAGCCGGAGTCAATCGAAGTCTTTCCGCTTATCTTGCCAATCCAGAATCAGAAAGAAAATTATTCTCTGATAATATTGATCGTGAGATGTTACAACTCACTGTATCAGTTTCTGGAGTTCCAGTAGGATTTGTTAACTGGTATGGAGTGCATCCAACCAATATCACCTTTGACAACAGACATATATCATCTGATAACAAAGGGATCGCATCCTTACTTGCTGAGTCAGAGGCCAAGAAACAAGGGTTAAATGACTTTGTCGCAATTTTTGCGCAAGCAAACGAAGGTGATGTATCACCCAATTTGAACTTAAACAATACAGGTCCTGGAAAAGACATGTATGATAGTAGTTTTATCATAGGGAAAAGACAGTTTGTGGCTAGCCAACAAATTCTGAAATCAGAAGGAAAACGTTTGTCAGGTGGTCTTTCCTTTACGCAACGATTCATTGATATGAGTAAACACCCAGTTAGAAGTGAGTTTTCGGGAACTGGAAAAACGGAAACGACATGTCCATCTGCCTATGGTTATTCGTTTGCTGCAGGTTCCACAGAAGAAGGAGGAGGGCATTGGTTATTTCATGAAGGGATGACAAATCAAAATCGTCGGTTCTACATTGATTGGATTGCAAAATTTATGTTACAATCTCCATCGAAGGAACTGAGAGATTGCCAAAATCCAAAAGCTGTTTTGTTCCCAATGGGAGAAACAAAACCCATTCCTAGTTTGCCCCAAATCCTTCCCTATGGACTTGCACTCGTTGGCGATCTAACCATTTTAGTGTTACCGCATGAAGTCACAACAATGTCCAGTAGACGCCTAAAACAAGAAGTTCGCTCTGTATTAAAAGAAAAAACTGCAGAGATTGTTTTGTCAGGACTGACCAATGATTTTTCTGGATACATCACTACACCTGAAGAGTATTCCACGCAGAACTATGAAGGTGGTCATACATTACACGGACCTCAGAGTTTGAATGCCCTAAGACAAGAATTTCATAAGATGTCTTTGGAGTTACAAAACGGAGCGCAATCCTCGTCACCTACAATCATGCCATTGGATTTATCGGATCGTATCCACCCATTGAAGGTTCCGTCTTCTGATTCCGTTTCATCAAACAAACCTCAAAATATCATCCAACCAAGTTCCGAGTTTTATAAAAAGGGAGAAATAGTCTCTTGTCGAGTAGCAGCCGCAAATCCCAACGTAGGTTATCCAAAAGTATCTTCCTATCTTTGGGTGGAAGTACTGGAGAAAGCAACTTGGAAGTCAATTCGTTCCGATGCAGATTTTGATACTAAATTTACATATCAAAAACGGGGACTTTGGGGTAGAGCGGAAGAAAGTTTGGATTTAATTTGGGAAACTAATGCAGACACCAAACCCGGCGAATACAGGTTGGTTCATGAAGGAATCTATGTAGGTTCTGATGGCGTGAAATCTACTTACCGTATAGAGTGTCCTAGTTTTCGTTTAGGGGAAGGCGGAATATAA
- a CDS encoding PAS domain S-box protein: protein MIQINYTDLLSNIPDLVCELDASETIRYANSYHKHRLGYEPHEILGRSVVDFFHPEDRNELRVKMSHLQTAGSETKGIWRIAHKKGHFLTFECRGKLQPDSNGNKRIIVIARDITDELGIEFKLHPKPIGKLETALDLLPKPVEIHYQSFFELKMSQFEFSQLKFAFDEHAIITITDRDGNITYANDRFCEISMYSRDELIGNNHRLLNSGFHSPDFFERMYQMIQNGHVWKGEIRNRTKDGSIYWVNATIVPLLSFDGNINRFVALHTLITRTIESEEKVTQLLQEKELLLQEVHHRIKNNLFSVFSLLKMQASFSQDVHLKEQFDEAAGRLRSMMALYDRLYRSQNPNEIDLKDYIPNLVGQILSTYPKSISFDFVLNASMIVKPDIANNLGIILNELICNSVKHSFLSKDVGNIKVQIEKIDHQIQFTYSDNGEPLPDTYSLNDLDAGFGIKLMNLLVQQLKGKVDVRPGQSVLFIFLFPG from the coding sequence ATGATCCAAATAAATTACACTGACCTACTTTCAAACATTCCTGATTTGGTATGCGAGTTAGATGCTTCTGAAACAATTAGATATGCGAATTCATACCATAAACACAGATTAGGTTATGAGCCGCATGAAATTTTGGGTCGTTCGGTTGTAGATTTTTTTCATCCTGAAGATAGAAATGAGTTACGAGTCAAGATGTCTCATTTACAAACAGCAGGATCAGAGACCAAAGGAATATGGAGAATTGCACATAAAAAAGGTCATTTTTTAACCTTTGAATGCAGAGGGAAACTTCAACCTGACTCAAATGGTAACAAAAGAATCATTGTTATAGCTAGAGATATCACTGATGAACTCGGGATAGAATTTAAATTACATCCGAAGCCAATCGGGAAATTGGAAACAGCTTTAGATTTACTTCCAAAACCTGTCGAAATCCATTACCAAAGTTTTTTTGAATTAAAGATGTCTCAGTTTGAATTTTCACAGTTGAAATTTGCTTTTGACGAACATGCTATCATTACCATCACAGATAGAGATGGGAACATTACGTATGCAAACGATCGGTTTTGCGAAATTTCTATGTATTCAAGAGATGAGCTGATTGGAAATAACCATCGATTATTGAATTCAGGTTTTCATTCACCTGATTTTTTTGAACGTATGTATCAGATGATACAAAATGGGCATGTATGGAAAGGGGAAATTAGAAATAGAACAAAGGATGGTTCTATATATTGGGTCAATGCAACGATTGTGCCTTTACTTTCCTTTGATGGTAATATCAATCGTTTTGTTGCTTTGCATACATTAATCACTCGGACAATCGAATCGGAAGAAAAAGTAACTCAGTTGTTACAAGAAAAAGAGTTATTGTTACAAGAAGTCCATCATCGAATTAAGAATAATCTTTTTTCCGTTTTCAGTCTTTTAAAAATGCAGGCTAGTTTTTCGCAGGATGTACATTTAAAAGAGCAGTTTGACGAGGCCGCTGGACGTTTACGCAGTATGATGGCTTTGTATGATCGATTGTATAGATCGCAGAACCCCAACGAAATCGATCTAAAAGATTATATTCCAAACTTAGTGGGGCAAATATTGTCAACTTATCCCAAAAGTATTAGTTTTGATTTTGTTCTCAATGCATCAATGATTGTGAAACCGGATATTGCTAATAATTTGGGAATTATCCTGAATGAATTAATTTGTAATTCTGTAAAACATTCCTTTTTGTCAAAGGATGTGGGGAATATTAAAGTTCAAATTGAAAAGATCGATCATCAGATTCAATTTACCTACAGTGATAATGGTGAGCCACTTCCAGATACCTATTCCTTAAATGATTTAGACGCAGGATTTGGTATCAAACTTATGAATTTGTTGGTCCAACAATTAAAAGGAAAAGTAGATGTTCGACCAGGGCAAAGTGTACTGTTTATATTTCTATTCCCAGGATAA
- a CDS encoding DUF3817 domain-containing protein, producing the protein MYHLLQTKLGRFRILAFLEGLSFLTILFVTMPLKYLYQSPEPNKIVGLVHGLLFLLYLVELFQVKVELEWKAKKTILAALASVVPFGTFVAERYLYLKSDAELETK; encoded by the coding sequence GTGTATCATTTACTCCAAACCAAATTAGGTCGATTTCGCATTTTAGCTTTTTTAGAAGGTCTTTCCTTTCTCACAATTCTCTTCGTAACCATGCCGCTCAAATATCTTTATCAAAGTCCAGAGCCAAATAAAATCGTTGGCCTGGTCCATGGTCTTTTATTCCTTCTGTATCTAGTCGAATTGTTTCAAGTGAAAGTGGAATTAGAATGGAAAGCCAAAAAAACAATATTGGCAGCCCTCGCTTCCGTTGTCCCTTTCGGAACCTTTGTTGCAGAACGATATTTGTATTTGAAATCAGATGCCGAACTAGAAACAAAATAG
- a CDS encoding response regulator: MKEKRVLLAEDELVSATYLKDSLSALGYRVTLASDGKQALDFYLENPFPVVITDYEMPGLNGAELIQELKSEEIEPVIFMLTSHINPKLIVNVMKLGIYDYLVKPLEEHEISIKVKRAFEFYEMKRIETITKRERQLRLESHLEWIQWKEKMAGAGEFNRLNQNLFESLKNSFCQGAGFGALVTLLKLVTDTTVKEGNHYKIEPDLMELIQINTGMAEKALKMFSDIDLMISSPMQFEEFSCTDLYQKLCDWVQDLKPILELKNQQILFSDLKPNYSKYKVSYNFSSLQSSFKEIITNACKFSESNSNITIVTNVENNWFKCVVYNQPTQNADGTYGVPLQYENLIFEPFYRLSKNVFDIYGTLDFGLGLSYVDSCFKKHDGKLSVHNVVDHSEWSDKPVTKVAFQFSLPVEKI, from the coding sequence GTGAAGGAAAAAAGAGTTCTTTTGGCTGAAGATGAGTTAGTGTCAGCCACATATTTAAAGGACAGTTTGTCCGCCTTGGGCTATCGGGTGACACTTGCGAGTGATGGAAAACAAGCTTTAGACTTTTATTTAGAAAATCCTTTTCCTGTTGTCATTACCGATTATGAGATGCCTGGTCTAAATGGTGCTGAGTTAATTCAAGAATTAAAGTCTGAAGAAATCGAACCAGTTATTTTTATGTTAACTTCTCATATCAATCCAAAGTTGATTGTCAACGTAATGAAATTGGGTATTTATGATTACCTTGTAAAACCGTTAGAAGAACATGAAATTTCAATCAAAGTAAAACGTGCATTCGAGTTTTATGAAATGAAACGTATTGAAACAATCACCAAACGGGAACGCCAGCTTCGATTGGAAAGCCATTTAGAATGGATTCAATGGAAAGAAAAAATGGCGGGGGCAGGTGAGTTCAATCGATTAAACCAAAATCTATTTGAGAGTTTGAAGAATAGTTTTTGCCAAGGGGCCGGTTTTGGTGCCTTGGTCACTTTATTGAAATTAGTTACTGATACTACTGTAAAGGAAGGGAACCATTATAAAATAGAACCTGACCTAATGGAATTAATCCAAATTAATACTGGGATGGCCGAAAAAGCTCTAAAAATGTTTTCCGACATAGATCTTATGATTTCTAGTCCCATGCAGTTTGAAGAATTTTCCTGCACTGACTTATATCAAAAACTTTGTGATTGGGTTCAGGATTTAAAACCAATTTTAGAATTGAAGAATCAGCAGATTTTGTTTAGTGACTTAAAACCAAATTATTCCAAGTATAAAGTTTCTTATAATTTTTCCTCTCTGCAAAGTTCATTTAAGGAAATCATAACCAACGCTTGCAAATTTTCGGAATCCAATTCCAATATTACCATTGTAACGAATGTTGAAAATAATTGGTTTAAATGCGTAGTTTATAACCAACCAACTCAAAATGCAGATGGAACCTACGGTGTACCCTTACAATATGAAAATTTAATCTTTGAGCCATTCTATCGATTATCAAAAAATGTTTTTGATATTTACGGTACCTTGGATTTCGGATTAGGGCTTAGTTATGTAGATTCATGTTTTAAAAAACATGATGGGAAACTATCTGTTCATAACGTTGTAGATCATTCCGAATGGAGTGATAAACCTGTTACTAAAGTTGCCTTCCAATTTTCGTTACCAGTAGAAAAAATATGA
- a CDS encoding lipid A-modifier LpxR family protein: MKVFWCLPFLVLIFNIGLHAQKTKITKKQNPVKTETLPEIERTIPEPLNQYQIRLIMENDAFGGFSDRYYTNGSRLEFHMTAGESNPTRKILGYWNDLFITSSQTTKYLQGFALGQEFYTPTNITKADVSYGDRPYSSRAYFSNSLTTATEDTSITTELEVGMIGPNVGGKSAQMNFHNFIGSPTPQGWDTQIPNSYSGALRTDVRKFHHRFFGTQYNVNLGNIQTDASFGLIFRFGNVDKTPGPGSSALQPGPPILHEDGKGYWYFYINPGGTLQVYNATIQGQIGTDKTYKTQNRNSAFSNWDNYLNNPTPEAGEREIQYRALTEDNGRNSLQRYILFNEFLVKGTNNPYNVGLNYLIFNNIFNGSEDIEKTTRIFLLKNLVDQWEDIPDNARALAIYSIFRPEGGKLPPLVRLYSYEILSQFILDPKQREILLQLLRDEIEYRDEKTYVADLKRAVGFVRAGFVSVSKTGFLFGLHYNYQTIDFQSATGLPQQHQWLGFQLGQVF; the protein is encoded by the coding sequence ATGAAAGTCTTCTGGTGCCTACCTTTCCTTGTTCTAATCTTTAACATTGGCCTGCACGCCCAAAAAACGAAGATTACCAAAAAACAAAATCCAGTAAAAACAGAAACATTACCCGAAATCGAAAGGACGATTCCAGAGCCACTTAACCAATACCAAATTCGATTGATTATGGAAAATGATGCTTTTGGAGGTTTCTCTGATCGTTACTATACCAATGGCTCCCGGTTAGAATTTCACATGACTGCAGGAGAATCCAATCCTACTAGAAAGATACTGGGATATTGGAATGACTTATTTATCACATCTTCCCAAACCACAAAGTATCTTCAGGGTTTTGCTCTTGGTCAGGAATTCTATACACCAACAAACATAACAAAGGCGGATGTATCTTACGGTGATCGACCTTATTCGAGTCGGGCATATTTTAGTAATTCTTTAACCACAGCAACAGAAGACACTAGTATCACTACGGAGTTGGAAGTAGGAATGATTGGACCAAACGTCGGTGGTAAATCTGCACAGATGAACTTTCATAACTTCATTGGTTCCCCAACACCACAAGGTTGGGATACTCAAATTCCCAATTCTTACTCTGGAGCTCTTAGGACAGATGTTCGAAAATTTCATCATCGATTCTTTGGAACTCAATATAACGTAAATTTAGGAAATATTCAAACAGATGCTTCGTTTGGCCTAATCTTCCGATTCGGGAATGTAGACAAAACTCCGGGACCTGGTAGTTCCGCATTACAACCTGGTCCACCAATTCTCCACGAGGATGGAAAAGGGTATTGGTATTTTTATATAAACCCGGGAGGCACCTTACAAGTGTATAATGCTACAATCCAAGGACAAATAGGTACAGATAAAACTTACAAAACACAAAATAGGAATTCTGCCTTTAGCAATTGGGACAATTATTTAAATAATCCAACTCCAGAAGCTGGAGAAAGAGAAATTCAATATAGGGCCCTTACAGAAGACAACGGAAGAAATTCTCTCCAAAGGTATATCTTATTTAATGAGTTTTTAGTAAAAGGAACCAATAACCCATATAACGTCGGACTCAATTATCTAATTTTTAATAATATTTTTAATGGTTCAGAAGACATTGAAAAAACAACACGAATATTTCTTTTAAAAAACCTCGTAGACCAGTGGGAGGACATACCAGATAACGCACGTGCGTTGGCAATTTATTCTATCTTCCGACCGGAAGGTGGAAAACTGCCTCCTCTAGTCCGGTTGTATTCTTACGAGATATTATCACAATTTATCTTAGATCCAAAACAAAGAGAAATACTTTTGCAATTGTTACGTGATGAAATTGAATACAGAGATGAAAAAACTTATGTGGCTGATTTAAAACGTGCAGTCGGCTTTGTAAGAGCTGGTTTTGTTTCTGTTTCAAAAACTGGTTTTTTATTTGGGCTTCATTACAATTACCAAACCATTGACTTTCAATCTGCCACAGGCCTACCGCAACAACACCAGTGGTTAGGTTTCCAATTAGGCCAAGTTTTCTAA
- a CDS encoding SDR family NAD(P)-dependent oxidoreductase produces MSEFYRDEWVWITGASSGIGKELVAQAYKQKAKVLLASRKTKDLEAIAKELHLEKGRYAVEKLDLEDYKSAAGFAKRCLQKYGIPKVIIHNGGISQRSLTKETNLITLEKIMNTNFYGAAEMTRAMIPQILGKKEVHFAVISSVAGKIGSPLRSAYSASKFALVGFFHSLRSEEEKSGIYVTMVYPGFIQTNISKNALKGDGSSTGTMDSVIEAGLPVQLCAHRILHAVANKQREVVIAGIKEKFGLFLQMVYPSLFFKMIQKAKVR; encoded by the coding sequence ATGAGTGAATTTTACCGAGATGAATGGGTTTGGATTACGGGAGCCTCCTCTGGGATTGGAAAAGAATTAGTTGCTCAAGCATACAAACAAAAAGCAAAAGTCTTACTCGCTTCTCGAAAAACCAAAGACCTAGAAGCCATCGCAAAAGAACTGCATTTAGAAAAAGGTCGATACGCTGTCGAAAAATTAGATCTGGAAGATTACAAATCAGCGGCTGGTTTTGCGAAACGTTGTTTGCAAAAATATGGAATTCCCAAAGTAATAATTCACAATGGAGGAATTAGTCAAAGATCTTTGACTAAGGAAACAAACTTAATCACATTAGAAAAGATTATGAATACTAATTTTTATGGTGCTGCCGAGATGACCCGGGCAATGATTCCACAAATTTTAGGCAAAAAAGAGGTTCATTTTGCAGTGATTTCAAGTGTTGCGGGAAAAATTGGGAGTCCACTCCGATCTGCTTATTCTGCCTCCAAATTCGCGTTAGTTGGTTTTTTCCATTCGTTAAGATCGGAAGAAGAAAAGTCTGGGATTTATGTAACCATGGTGTATCCCGGTTTCATTCAAACAAACATTTCTAAAAATGCACTTAAAGGTGACGGTTCCTCAACAGGAACTATGGATTCTGTGATCGAAGCGGGTTTGCCCGTTCAGTTATGTGCCCATCGTATCTTACATGCCGTGGCTAACAAACAACGTGAAGTTGTCATCGCAGGCATCAAAGAAAAATTCGGATTGTTTTTACAAATGGTATACCCATCATTATTTTTTAAAATGATTCAAAAAGCAAAGGTAAGATAA
- a CDS encoding HAD-IC family P-type ATPase encodes MLLEYLNVNSIQILPDAKNWEDISRELLRKVEEDPVKEDLQNRMEDFPNSLFGDLGPHILIPHFRSGHIKTPEVFLFLIPKGFYLGDRLIHLILFQIIPETQPSLHLRLLHGLSSLLPQILDELLKCDSESKILSVVQLGESDMKPSYKNLNQSQIEFELQTNLQGGLSQVEANIRLKTFGKNAIENEKSTPVIWKFLKSFFSLFAILLWVATVLCFVPGVDMPELGIAIFIVVVINGIFSFFQESKSDHAVEALRKLLAQECPAIRDGVITTVPADDIVPGDLIVLSEGDIVPADCRIIESEDVEVDNSSLTGESTSTRRYKSDSEIVLEGKFLWLEMPNILFAGSSLIKGKAKAIVFGTGQSTEIGQIAGITSKIKREESPLQKQLKQTVISISLFAFVIGVVFLLLGYLVAGLSFVQAFIFFIGIFVANVPEGLLPTVTLSLALGVSRMAKRNAILKDLSSVETLGCTTVICSDKTGTLTQNQMRVIEVYFDSTSLTPQELETKEGNQIFLSCGYHCNNASLDPNPMGDPTELALLYLSQGKLKDVNGKRIHTNAFESVRKRMSVVVKTENFTTVYAKGGPVEILSICKHVYENGSVVLLDETKRLNLKKASDHSASQGYRVLSFAYKLLDDAAAPSQFDTLESDMVYLGHCCLADPIRPKVPDAISKCHTAGIRILMITGDHPLTAESVGKSIGIGGETPVVITGVELDKMNDTSLKEWIRKGEPIFARVSPSQKLRIVTMLQQLGEIVAVTGDGVNDGPALKKADIGIAMGKRGTEVAKEAARMIIVDDDFATIVDAIEEGRGVFDNIRKFSAYVLNSNPQELIPFLLWALIPGFPLLMTVMGVLAVDVGTDLIPAMGLGAEPPEKGIMFRPPRNRNEKLISIRFILRSYLVEGMILFFSCLATYFYFVYTECNGVLPLSPKGLNMAEASPEYLQSLTAFFFPTITVQIANVLSKRSRIDSIFQMDLFSNRIIWLGIAFSLFLCAIFFYTDLSKVYYFAPVPLHVYAFAFHGTVVMVIYAEVLKYFRRKRLAKT; translated from the coding sequence ATGCTTCTCGAATATCTAAATGTAAATTCGATTCAAATTCTTCCTGATGCTAAAAATTGGGAGGATATAAGCCGAGAGTTATTACGAAAAGTCGAAGAAGACCCAGTTAAGGAAGATTTACAGAACCGGATGGAAGATTTTCCGAACAGTCTGTTCGGAGATCTTGGTCCACATATTTTAATTCCACATTTTCGTTCGGGACATATCAAAACACCTGAAGTTTTTCTCTTTCTAATCCCAAAAGGCTTTTATTTGGGTGATCGCCTGATTCATTTGATTCTTTTTCAGATAATTCCCGAAACCCAACCGTCCCTCCATCTGCGTTTGTTACATGGCCTTTCATCTTTACTACCACAAATTCTTGATGAATTATTGAAATGTGATTCTGAATCTAAGATCTTGTCAGTGGTGCAACTTGGTGAGTCCGATATGAAACCTAGTTACAAAAATCTAAATCAATCCCAGATCGAATTTGAATTACAGACTAATTTGCAAGGTGGGTTAAGTCAGGTAGAAGCAAATATCCGTTTGAAAACATTCGGAAAGAATGCAATAGAAAATGAAAAGTCAACACCGGTCATTTGGAAATTTTTAAAAAGTTTTTTTAGTTTATTCGCGATCCTGTTATGGGTAGCAACTGTTTTGTGTTTTGTACCAGGTGTGGATATGCCTGAATTGGGAATTGCCATTTTCATTGTAGTTGTAATTAATGGAATCTTTTCATTTTTTCAAGAATCAAAGTCTGATCATGCAGTGGAAGCCTTACGTAAGTTATTGGCACAAGAATGTCCAGCGATTCGAGATGGTGTAATTACTACAGTGCCTGCAGACGATATCGTTCCAGGCGATCTAATCGTACTTTCGGAAGGGGATATTGTTCCTGCAGATTGTAGGATCATTGAATCGGAAGATGTTGAAGTTGATAACTCTTCTCTTACAGGTGAGTCTACATCTACAAGGCGTTATAAGTCAGATAGTGAAATTGTATTAGAGGGAAAATTTCTCTGGTTAGAAATGCCGAACATACTTTTTGCCGGTAGTTCCCTCATCAAAGGGAAAGCCAAGGCAATTGTTTTTGGAACAGGACAATCAACGGAGATTGGTCAAATTGCGGGAATTACTTCGAAAATCAAACGAGAAGAAAGTCCATTACAAAAACAATTAAAACAAACTGTTATATCTATTTCCTTATTTGCTTTTGTGATTGGAGTTGTATTCCTTTTGTTAGGATACTTGGTTGCTGGACTAAGTTTTGTCCAAGCATTCATTTTCTTTATTGGAATTTTTGTTGCAAACGTTCCTGAAGGGTTATTGCCAACAGTTACACTTTCTTTGGCCTTAGGTGTGTCGAGGATGGCAAAAAGAAATGCAATCCTTAAAGACTTATCTAGCGTGGAAACGCTTGGATGCACAACCGTGATTTGCTCCGATAAAACGGGAACGTTGACACAAAATCAAATGCGTGTGATCGAAGTGTATTTTGATTCCACATCACTCACACCGCAAGAATTAGAAACAAAAGAAGGGAATCAGATTTTTTTAAGTTGTGGTTACCATTGTAATAACGCCAGTTTGGATCCAAATCCGATGGGTGATCCAACGGAGCTTGCTCTATTGTATTTATCCCAAGGTAAATTAAAGGACGTAAATGGGAAAAGGATTCACACCAATGCATTTGAATCAGTAAGAAAACGAATGAGTGTGGTAGTGAAAACTGAAAATTTTACTACAGTTTATGCGAAAGGTGGCCCTGTCGAAATTCTTTCTATTTGTAAACATGTTTATGAAAATGGTTCCGTAGTTTTGTTAGATGAAACAAAACGATTGAATCTAAAAAAAGCTTCGGACCATTCTGCAAGTCAGGGTTATCGAGTTCTTTCCTTTGCCTATAAATTATTAGATGATGCGGCGGCACCATCACAGTTCGATACATTAGAGTCAGACATGGTCTACTTGGGTCATTGTTGCCTGGCAGATCCCATCCGTCCAAAAGTCCCCGATGCAATTTCCAAATGCCATACTGCGGGAATTCGAATTTTAATGATCACAGGCGACCATCCATTGACTGCTGAATCAGTTGGAAAGTCTATTGGAATTGGTGGGGAAACACCAGTGGTTATAACGGGTGTTGAGCTGGATAAAATGAACGATACCTCTCTCAAAGAGTGGATACGGAAAGGAGAGCCCATCTTTGCAAGAGTATCTCCATCTCAAAAACTAAGGATCGTTACAATGTTGCAACAGTTAGGTGAAATTGTGGCAGTTACTGGAGATGGAGTCAATGATGGTCCGGCCCTTAAAAAGGCTGATATCGGCATTGCAATGGGAAAAAGGGGAACGGAAGTAGCTAAAGAGGCTGCAAGAATGATCATAGTTGACGACGATTTTGCAACCATCGTTGATGCCATCGAGGAAGGAAGAGGTGTTTTTGATAATATTCGTAAGTTCTCGGCGTACGTTTTGAACTCAAATCCACAAGAACTCATTCCCTTTTTGCTTTGGGCATTGATACCTGGGTTCCCGCTGCTTATGACCGTTATGGGTGTTCTTGCCGTTGACGTTGGAACAGATTTAATACCGGCGATGGGTCTTGGTGCAGAGCCACCTGAAAAAGGGATAATGTTTCGCCCTCCAAGGAATCGAAATGAAAAGTTGATTTCTATTCGATTTATACTTAGGTCTTATTTGGTTGAGGGAATGATTCTTTTTTTCTCTTGTTTGGCGACGTATTTTTATTTCGTTTATACCGAATGTAATGGTGTGTTGCCTCTCTCTCCTAAGGGATTGAATATGGCAGAGGCAAGTCCTGAATACCTCCAGTCTCTTACAGCTTTCTTTTTCCCAACAATTACGGTACAAATTGCCAATGTTCTCAGTAAACGATCAAGGATTGACTCCATTTTTCAAATGGATTTGTTCTCCAACCGAATTATTTGGTTAGGAATTGCTTTTTCCTTATTTCTCTGCGCAATTTTCTTTTATACGGACTTAAGTAAGGTTTATTATTTTGCTCCCGTCCCTTTACATGTTTACGCTTTTGCATTCCATGGAACAGTTGTTATGGTGATATACGCTGAGGTGTTGAAGTATTTTCGAAGGAAACGTTTGGCTAAAACTTAG